In one window of Hevea brasiliensis isolate MT/VB/25A 57/8 chromosome 10, ASM3005281v1, whole genome shotgun sequence DNA:
- the LOC110671113 gene encoding uncharacterized protein LOC110671113 isoform X1 gives MCPAVSTLQSICNRGKGGDFNTKMFGALKLQLSFPNSTSCAFSLHSVSRRCLYDLRLPIRRHSSLAVSSHCDSPPPPESEPLISSEYIASLGSSPFPHSTLQLSQWNFTQRHILMLNVIACSVAVSATWLFFSAIPTLLAFKRAAESLEKLMDATREGLPDTMAAIRLSGMEISDLTTELSDLGFVFFHFNLRFFLRLSDFFVIYIMRVHRQEITQGFRSSTRAVRSAEERLRRLTNMAPPPASLQKVASPKSETGGPALARTARGMRKGIVEGRAILLIFFALTHFSKMAFNYFAKRAKR, from the exons ATGTGTCCAGCCGTCTCCACTCTCCAAAGCATTTGTAATAGGGGCAAGGGCGGAGATTTCAACACCAAAATGTTTGGCGCTCTGAAATTGCAACTCTCTTTTCCCAATTCCACCTCCTGCGCTTTCTCTCTCCACTCTGTCTCGCGTCGCTGCCTCTACGATCTCCGCCTTCCAATTCGACGCCACTCGTCGCTCGCTGTTAGTTCACACTGCGATTCTCCACCACCACCAGAATCTGAACCCTTAATTTCTTCTGAATACATTGCGTCCCTTGGCTCTTCACCATTTCCTCATTCTACACTTCAGCTCTCCCAATGGAATTTCACCCAACGCCATATCCTCATGCTCAATGTCATTGCTTGCTCG GTGGCAGTCTCAGCAACTTGGCTTTTTTTCTCTGCAATTCCAACTCTTCTT GCTTTCAAGAGAGCAGCGGAATCCCTTGAGAAGCTGATGGATGCCACTAGGGAAGGGCTTCCTGATACAATGGCTGCCATTCGTTTATCGGGCATGGAGATTAGTGACCTAACAACGGAGCTAAGTGATCTAGGGTTTGTATTTTTTCATTTCAACCTTAGATTCTTTCTTAGATTAAgtgatttctttgtcatttatatCATGCGTGTGCATAGACAAGAGATAACTCAAGGCTTTAGAAGCTCCACTCGAGCTGTTCGCTCAGCTGAGGAGAGGCTTCGCCGTTTGACGAACATGGCGCCACCACCAG CTTCATTGCAGAAGGTAGCTAGTCCCAAAAGTGAGACAGGAGGACCAGCCTTGGCTAGGACTGCAAGGGGCATGAGGAAAGGCATTGTAGAAGGTCGAGCAATCTTGCTAATATTTTTCGCCCTCACTCACTTTTCCAAGATGGCCTTTAACTATTTCGCAAAACGAGCTAAGCGGTAG
- the LOC110671113 gene encoding uncharacterized protein LOC110671113 isoform X6, protein MGETSSPVLKVAVSATWLFFSAIPTLLAFKRAAESLEKLMDATREGLPDTMAAIRLSGMEISDLTTELSDLGFVFFHFNLRFFLRLSDFFVIYIMRVHRQEITQGFRSSTRAVRSAEERLRRLTNMAPPPASLQKVASPKSETGGPALARTARGMRKGIVEGRAILLIFFALTHFSKMAFNYFAKRAKR, encoded by the exons GTGGCAGTCTCAGCAACTTGGCTTTTTTTCTCTGCAATTCCAACTCTTCTT GCTTTCAAGAGAGCAGCGGAATCCCTTGAGAAGCTGATGGATGCCACTAGGGAAGGGCTTCCTGATACAATGGCTGCCATTCGTTTATCGGGCATGGAGATTAGTGACCTAACAACGGAGCTAAGTGATCTAGGGTTTGTATTTTTTCATTTCAACCTTAGATTCTTTCTTAGATTAAgtgatttctttgtcatttatatCATGCGTGTGCATAGACAAGAGATAACTCAAGGCTTTAGAAGCTCCACTCGAGCTGTTCGCTCAGCTGAGGAGAGGCTTCGCCGTTTGACGAACATGGCGCCACCACCAG CTTCATTGCAGAAGGTAGCTAGTCCCAAAAGTGAGACAGGAGGACCAGCCTTGGCTAGGACTGCAAGGGGCATGAGGAAAGGCATTGTAGAAGGTCGAGCAATCTTGCTAATATTTTTCGCCCTCACTCACTTTTCCAAGATGGCCTTTAACTATTTCGCAAAACGAGCTAAGCGGTAG
- the LOC110671113 gene encoding uncharacterized protein LOC110671113 isoform X3, giving the protein MCPAVSTLQSICNRGKGGDFNTKMFGALKLQLSFPNSTSCAFSLHSVSRRCLYDLRLPIRRHSSLAVSSHCDSPPPPESEPLISSEYIASLGSSPFPHSTLQLSQWNFTQRHILMLNVIACSVAVSATWLFFSAIPTLLAFKRAAESLEKLMDATREGLPDTMAAIRLSGMEISDLTTELSDLGQEITQGFRSSTRAVRSAEERLRRLTNMAPPPASLQKVASPKSETGGPALARTARGMRKGIVEGRAILLIFFALTHFSKMAFNYFAKRAKR; this is encoded by the exons ATGTGTCCAGCCGTCTCCACTCTCCAAAGCATTTGTAATAGGGGCAAGGGCGGAGATTTCAACACCAAAATGTTTGGCGCTCTGAAATTGCAACTCTCTTTTCCCAATTCCACCTCCTGCGCTTTCTCTCTCCACTCTGTCTCGCGTCGCTGCCTCTACGATCTCCGCCTTCCAATTCGACGCCACTCGTCGCTCGCTGTTAGTTCACACTGCGATTCTCCACCACCACCAGAATCTGAACCCTTAATTTCTTCTGAATACATTGCGTCCCTTGGCTCTTCACCATTTCCTCATTCTACACTTCAGCTCTCCCAATGGAATTTCACCCAACGCCATATCCTCATGCTCAATGTCATTGCTTGCTCG GTGGCAGTCTCAGCAACTTGGCTTTTTTTCTCTGCAATTCCAACTCTTCTT GCTTTCAAGAGAGCAGCGGAATCCCTTGAGAAGCTGATGGATGCCACTAGGGAAGGGCTTCCTGATACAATGGCTGCCATTCGTTTATCGGGCATGGAGATTAGTGACCTAACAACGGAGCTAAGTGATCTAGG ACAAGAGATAACTCAAGGCTTTAGAAGCTCCACTCGAGCTGTTCGCTCAGCTGAGGAGAGGCTTCGCCGTTTGACGAACATGGCGCCACCACCAG CTTCATTGCAGAAGGTAGCTAGTCCCAAAAGTGAGACAGGAGGACCAGCCTTGGCTAGGACTGCAAGGGGCATGAGGAAAGGCATTGTAGAAGGTCGAGCAATCTTGCTAATATTTTTCGCCCTCACTCACTTTTCCAAGATGGCCTTTAACTATTTCGCAAAACGAGCTAAGCGGTAG
- the LOC110671113 gene encoding uncharacterized protein LOC110671113 isoform X2 has protein sequence MCPAVSTLQSICNRGKGGDFNTKMFGALKLQLSFPNSTSCAFSLHSVSRRCLYDLRLPIRRHSSLAVSSHCDSPPPPESEPLISSEYIASLGSSPFPHSTLQLSQWNFTQRHILMLNVAVSATWLFFSAIPTLLAFKRAAESLEKLMDATREGLPDTMAAIRLSGMEISDLTTELSDLGFVFFHFNLRFFLRLSDFFVIYIMRVHRQEITQGFRSSTRAVRSAEERLRRLTNMAPPPASLQKVASPKSETGGPALARTARGMRKGIVEGRAILLIFFALTHFSKMAFNYFAKRAKR, from the exons ATGTGTCCAGCCGTCTCCACTCTCCAAAGCATTTGTAATAGGGGCAAGGGCGGAGATTTCAACACCAAAATGTTTGGCGCTCTGAAATTGCAACTCTCTTTTCCCAATTCCACCTCCTGCGCTTTCTCTCTCCACTCTGTCTCGCGTCGCTGCCTCTACGATCTCCGCCTTCCAATTCGACGCCACTCGTCGCTCGCTGTTAGTTCACACTGCGATTCTCCACCACCACCAGAATCTGAACCCTTAATTTCTTCTGAATACATTGCGTCCCTTGGCTCTTCACCATTTCCTCATTCTACACTTCAGCTCTCCCAATGGAATTTCACCCAACGCCATATCCTCATGCTCAAT GTGGCAGTCTCAGCAACTTGGCTTTTTTTCTCTGCAATTCCAACTCTTCTT GCTTTCAAGAGAGCAGCGGAATCCCTTGAGAAGCTGATGGATGCCACTAGGGAAGGGCTTCCTGATACAATGGCTGCCATTCGTTTATCGGGCATGGAGATTAGTGACCTAACAACGGAGCTAAGTGATCTAGGGTTTGTATTTTTTCATTTCAACCTTAGATTCTTTCTTAGATTAAgtgatttctttgtcatttatatCATGCGTGTGCATAGACAAGAGATAACTCAAGGCTTTAGAAGCTCCACTCGAGCTGTTCGCTCAGCTGAGGAGAGGCTTCGCCGTTTGACGAACATGGCGCCACCACCAG CTTCATTGCAGAAGGTAGCTAGTCCCAAAAGTGAGACAGGAGGACCAGCCTTGGCTAGGACTGCAAGGGGCATGAGGAAAGGCATTGTAGAAGGTCGAGCAATCTTGCTAATATTTTTCGCCCTCACTCACTTTTCCAAGATGGCCTTTAACTATTTCGCAAAACGAGCTAAGCGGTAG
- the LOC110671113 gene encoding uncharacterized protein LOC110671113 isoform X4, giving the protein MCPAVSTLQSICNRGKGGDFNTKMFGALKLQLSFPNSTSCAFSLHSVSRRCLYDLRLPIRRHSSLAVSSHCDSPPPPESEPLISSEYIASLGSSPFPHSTLQLSQWNFTQRHILMLNVIACSVAVSATWLFFSAIPTLLAFKRAAESLEKLMDATREGLPDTMAAIRLSGMEISDLTTELSDLGFVFFHFNLRFFLRLSDFFVIYIMRVHRQEITQGFRSSTRAVRSAEERLRRLTNMAPPPEGS; this is encoded by the exons ATGTGTCCAGCCGTCTCCACTCTCCAAAGCATTTGTAATAGGGGCAAGGGCGGAGATTTCAACACCAAAATGTTTGGCGCTCTGAAATTGCAACTCTCTTTTCCCAATTCCACCTCCTGCGCTTTCTCTCTCCACTCTGTCTCGCGTCGCTGCCTCTACGATCTCCGCCTTCCAATTCGACGCCACTCGTCGCTCGCTGTTAGTTCACACTGCGATTCTCCACCACCACCAGAATCTGAACCCTTAATTTCTTCTGAATACATTGCGTCCCTTGGCTCTTCACCATTTCCTCATTCTACACTTCAGCTCTCCCAATGGAATTTCACCCAACGCCATATCCTCATGCTCAATGTCATTGCTTGCTCG GTGGCAGTCTCAGCAACTTGGCTTTTTTTCTCTGCAATTCCAACTCTTCTT GCTTTCAAGAGAGCAGCGGAATCCCTTGAGAAGCTGATGGATGCCACTAGGGAAGGGCTTCCTGATACAATGGCTGCCATTCGTTTATCGGGCATGGAGATTAGTGACCTAACAACGGAGCTAAGTGATCTAGGGTTTGTATTTTTTCATTTCAACCTTAGATTCTTTCTTAGATTAAgtgatttctttgtcatttatatCATGCGTGTGCATAGACAAGAGATAACTCAAGGCTTTAGAAGCTCCACTCGAGCTGTTCGCTCAGCTGAGGAGAGGCTTCGCCGTTTGACGAACATGGCGCCACCACCAG AAGGTAGCTAG
- the LOC110671113 gene encoding uncharacterized protein LOC110671113 isoform X5, giving the protein MCPAVSTLQSICNRGKGGDFNTKMFGALKLQLSFPNSTSCAFSLHSVSRRCLYDLRLPIRRHSSLAVSSHCDSPPPPESEPLISSEYIASLGSSPFPHSTLQLSQWNFTQRHILMLNVIACSVAVSATWLFFSAIPTLLAFKRAAESLEKLMDATREGLPDTMAAIRLSGMEISDLTTELSDLGQEITQGFRSSTRAVRSAEERLRRLTNMAPPPEGS; this is encoded by the exons ATGTGTCCAGCCGTCTCCACTCTCCAAAGCATTTGTAATAGGGGCAAGGGCGGAGATTTCAACACCAAAATGTTTGGCGCTCTGAAATTGCAACTCTCTTTTCCCAATTCCACCTCCTGCGCTTTCTCTCTCCACTCTGTCTCGCGTCGCTGCCTCTACGATCTCCGCCTTCCAATTCGACGCCACTCGTCGCTCGCTGTTAGTTCACACTGCGATTCTCCACCACCACCAGAATCTGAACCCTTAATTTCTTCTGAATACATTGCGTCCCTTGGCTCTTCACCATTTCCTCATTCTACACTTCAGCTCTCCCAATGGAATTTCACCCAACGCCATATCCTCATGCTCAATGTCATTGCTTGCTCG GTGGCAGTCTCAGCAACTTGGCTTTTTTTCTCTGCAATTCCAACTCTTCTT GCTTTCAAGAGAGCAGCGGAATCCCTTGAGAAGCTGATGGATGCCACTAGGGAAGGGCTTCCTGATACAATGGCTGCCATTCGTTTATCGGGCATGGAGATTAGTGACCTAACAACGGAGCTAAGTGATCTAGG ACAAGAGATAACTCAAGGCTTTAGAAGCTCCACTCGAGCTGTTCGCTCAGCTGAGGAGAGGCTTCGCCGTTTGACGAACATGGCGCCACCACCAG AAGGTAGCTAG